From one Ignavibacteria bacterium genomic stretch:
- a CDS encoding DoxX family protein — protein sequence MMTKLFQPFASERLTDVTVLILRVSFAFLLITHGFPKLSKLLGEQPIEFAAVFGMSPGFSLTMAMLAEFGCAVLLALGLFTRIAAIPIFATMMVIFFHIHSGMPLSNRELPLVYLVLGFFFMVHGAGNYSLDAVLSKKLTHSARNT from the coding sequence ATGATGACAAAACTCTTCCAACCATTCGCCTCAGAACGGCTAACCGATGTCACCGTATTGATTCTCCGGGTCTCGTTTGCCTTCCTGCTGATCACCCACGGGTTTCCAAAGCTTTCAAAACTCCTGGGCGAGCAGCCTATTGAGTTCGCGGCCGTATTTGGCATGAGTCCGGGCTTCTCACTCACCATGGCAATGCTGGCCGAGTTTGGATGTGCGGTACTCCTGGCATTAGGACTGTTTACGCGCATTGCCGCTATCCCGATTTTTGCCACCATGATGGTAATCTTTTTTCATATTCATAGTGGAATGCCGTTGTCGAATCGGGAGCTTCCGTTAGTGTATTTGGTTTTGGGTTTCTTTTTTATGGTGCATGGTGCCGGTAATTACTCACTTGATGCAGTGCTCTCTAAGAAGTTAACGCATTCCGCACGAAACACATAG
- a CDS encoding aminotransferase class V-fold PLP-dependent enzyme: MTKADLISQIEDLEEQSSVLEPSEGERAALTRHVTGFAASFINRLSSTNAFQSKILQSVAITGNPSPLTDILELYNSEVVGTGINAASGGHLGYIPGGGIYAGALADYLAAVTNPFAGAYFAAPGAAAIENEVVHWLKELFSFPETATGCLSSGGSISTLIALTAARDKHGIKGTHVYSAVVYLSSHVHHSVQKALRIIGLEDVVLRSIPTDTRHRMDAQVLADQVIADEQSGLHPFLVVGTAGTTDTGAVDPLEALADIAEKHGLWFHVDAAYGGFFILTDKKHLFRGIERADSLIVDPHKGLFLPYGVGAVLVKDRHAVLQSHFYTANYMQDAADEELALSPANLSPELTRHFRGLRVWLPLQLYGTKPFAACLAEKLLLVNYFRLGVQELGFEVGPDPDLSVSYFYYPFSGDSNHLNRLLLEQLHADGEVFFSSSQVDSRFVIRIAILSFRTNRSTVDAALAMIERCLQRVRANA, from the coding sequence ATGACGAAAGCGGATCTGATATCGCAGATTGAGGACCTCGAGGAGCAAAGCTCGGTTCTTGAACCGTCAGAAGGTGAGCGAGCCGCGCTCACCCGTCACGTAACCGGCTTTGCCGCAAGCTTCATCAACCGTTTGTCTTCGACCAACGCCTTTCAGTCAAAAATTTTACAATCTGTTGCAATTACCGGCAATCCAAGCCCCCTGACTGACATTCTGGAACTGTACAACTCCGAGGTCGTGGGAACCGGCATTAATGCGGCATCAGGAGGGCATCTGGGCTACATACCCGGAGGCGGCATTTACGCAGGTGCATTAGCCGACTACCTGGCAGCGGTTACGAACCCGTTTGCAGGAGCGTATTTTGCAGCACCGGGTGCTGCAGCGATCGAGAATGAAGTTGTTCACTGGCTAAAAGAATTATTCTCGTTTCCTGAAACAGCAACGGGATGCTTGTCATCAGGTGGATCAATATCCACGCTGATTGCTCTGACGGCTGCACGTGACAAACACGGCATTAAAGGCACCCATGTTTACTCGGCAGTGGTGTACCTGAGCTCACACGTTCACCACTCTGTTCAAAAGGCACTCCGCATAATTGGTCTGGAAGATGTTGTACTTCGCAGCATCCCCACTGACACCCGCCACCGCATGGATGCCCAGGTGCTGGCAGACCAGGTTATTGCCGACGAGCAATCGGGGCTGCATCCGTTCCTTGTGGTTGGAACGGCAGGCACAACCGATACCGGTGCCGTTGATCCACTGGAGGCTCTGGCTGATATTGCGGAGAAGCACGGACTGTGGTTTCACGTTGACGCCGCCTACGGTGGCTTTTTTATTCTGACGGACAAGAAACACCTTTTTAGGGGTATTGAACGCGCTGACTCGCTCATTGTTGATCCGCACAAGGGACTGTTCCTGCCCTATGGCGTAGGAGCCGTGTTGGTAAAGGACCGTCACGCTGTACTCCAGTCGCACTTTTACACTGCCAACTACATGCAGGATGCTGCCGATGAGGAGCTGGCACTAAGCCCGGCAAACCTTTCGCCGGAGCTTACGCGCCATTTTCGTGGACTTCGTGTATGGCTGCCCCTGCAATTGTACGGTACCAAACCCTTTGCCGCATGCCTGGCAGAGAAGCTTCTTCTGGTAAACTATTTTAGATTAGGGGTACAAGAACTGGGCTTCGAGGTCGGACCTGATCCTGACTTGTCAGTGAGCTACTTTTACTATCCTTTTTCCGGCGATTCAAACCACCTTAACCGACTACTTTTAGAACAGCTCCATGCCGACGGCGAAGTCTTCTTTAGTTCGTCACAAGTTGATTCACGCTTTGTGATCCGGATTGCAATACTGTCATTCCGAACTAATCGGTCAACAGTCGATGCAGCCCTGGCAATGATTGAACGGTGCCTACAGCGGGTACGTGCGAACGCGTAA
- a CDS encoding carboxypeptidase M32, producing MNSSLQQVMHTIRSLDSAMAILGWDQETYMPDGAAEARAEQISALAGLRHSHVTADETRKALEEAMAGAEALSPLQQGVVRQFANDVQRATKLPQKHVQEIAKASSLGQDAWKRARLSSDFTVFQPALERITELKRTEAEYLGYEAHPYNAMLDLYEPGLSVQALNPVFDALAQGTRVLLDKIGPHTSSVHDAVLYRSYPKNEQLEFARSIVQQLGFSFETGRVDLSAHPFCTSFAITDVRLTTRVFENDLRSCLFGLIHESGHGMYEQGINRELEFTAVAEGASMGIHESQSLFWENIIARSEEFWVWAFPKLRDAFPDQLADQTPESFFKAVNAMRPSLNRVESDELTYNLHIILRFGIERDLMDGTLTVADIPEMWNAGMRNLLGVVPANDAEGCLQDVHWSFGGIGYFPSYTLGKLYGAMLWNSLKTEIPDVAAKISSGTFAPILSWLRTNIHQYGRTEKPAEIISRVCGRLLTEKDFLDYIGAKAACVYGV from the coding sequence CGGACGGTGCTGCCGAGGCAAGAGCAGAACAGATATCAGCACTGGCAGGGCTGCGGCATTCGCATGTAACTGCCGACGAGACACGGAAGGCCTTAGAGGAGGCCATGGCCGGAGCAGAGGCTCTGTCGCCTCTGCAGCAGGGCGTTGTCCGGCAGTTTGCCAACGATGTACAGCGTGCAACCAAGCTGCCGCAAAAACATGTTCAGGAAATTGCAAAGGCCAGTTCACTTGGTCAGGACGCATGGAAACGTGCCAGACTCAGTTCCGACTTCACGGTGTTTCAGCCTGCGCTGGAGCGCATTACCGAGCTGAAGCGTACTGAAGCTGAGTACCTTGGCTATGAAGCACACCCATACAACGCAATGCTGGATCTGTACGAACCCGGCTTGTCGGTGCAGGCACTGAATCCGGTTTTTGATGCCCTTGCGCAAGGAACCCGCGTTCTGTTAGACAAGATTGGTCCGCACACCAGTTCGGTACACGATGCGGTGTTATATCGTTCGTACCCGAAAAATGAGCAACTGGAATTTGCCCGCAGCATCGTTCAACAGCTGGGCTTTTCGTTCGAAACCGGACGCGTTGATCTGAGTGCCCACCCGTTTTGTACCTCGTTTGCAATAACAGATGTCAGGCTGACAACACGGGTCTTTGAAAACGACCTCCGTTCATGTTTGTTTGGCCTCATTCACGAGTCAGGCCATGGTATGTACGAGCAGGGAATAAACCGTGAGCTGGAATTCACTGCGGTTGCCGAGGGTGCAAGTATGGGAATTCATGAATCTCAATCGTTATTCTGGGAAAACATCATTGCCCGGAGCGAAGAATTCTGGGTTTGGGCATTTCCGAAGTTACGAGATGCTTTTCCGGATCAGTTAGCTGACCAGACACCGGAATCATTCTTCAAAGCAGTGAACGCAATGCGTCCCAGTCTGAACAGGGTTGAGAGCGATGAGCTTACCTACAATCTTCACATCATCCTGCGTTTTGGGATTGAACGGGATTTGATGGACGGTACGCTTACGGTTGCCGACATCCCGGAGATGTGGAATGCCGGCATGAGAAATCTTCTGGGTGTGGTTCCCGCCAATGATGCCGAGGGATGCCTGCAAGACGTCCATTGGAGCTTTGGCGGAATTGGTTACTTCCCTTCATATACACTTGGTAAGCTGTACGGTGCAATGCTGTGGAATTCGTTGAAAACCGAAATCCCTGACGTGGCCGCAAAAATCAGCAGTGGCACGTTTGCACCGATCCTGAGTTGGCTGCGAACCAATATCCATCAGTACGGACGCACTGAGAAACCGGCTGAGATTATTTCACGCGTATGCGGCAGACTGCTAACCGAGAAAGATTTCTTAGACTACATTGGCGCTAAGGCAGCGTGCGTGTACGGCGTTTAA